One window of the Thermasporomyces composti genome contains the following:
- a CDS encoding ABC transporter ATP-binding protein gives MSRPTSSHARRTVLRCLWPGRRSAVALGVAILVATVLPLLAPQLTRDFVDGAIAGEPVRHLITLAVGYLALSIAGQAARMVTAWLASRLAWDGTNRLRETLAEHALSLDMGYHGKRTPGEMIERVDGDVVALAEFVVAFLMDVVASLLLLVGVLVVVLAVDLRIGVILVVYCAAVGLAMARAQRMAVPSATKVREAFAALFGNLEERLAGAEDIRANGAGAHVVNRFHQTSADVFRADLRAERIGSALFAGTNTAFALGTAIVLGLAAWTQQAGTLSVGTAVLLFQYMQMVRTPFERIIDQLQQYQKALASVARIGELLAERRTLIEPASPRPLPETGPLSVELDRVSFAYADDGELVLSDVNLWLAPGETLGLVGRTGSGKTTIGRLVLRLYDPTEGAVRVGGVDLRDTDLASVRRRIGVVTQDVQLFAASVRDNLTLFRPELADDRRLTEVLTEVGLAEWLADLPDGLDTVLGSQASGVSAGEAQLLAFARAFLTDPGVVVLDEASSRLDPVTELRIESAMDRLLAGRTGILIAHRLSSLARVDKIAVIEDGRVVEYGLRKDLVADPESRFSRLLAMAGLGQVVT, from the coding sequence ATGTCTCGTCCCACCTCGTCCCACGCCCGTCGCACCGTTCTGCGCTGTCTGTGGCCAGGACGGCGTTCAGCCGTAGCCCTAGGTGTCGCGATCCTGGTCGCCACCGTCCTGCCGCTGCTCGCGCCGCAGCTCACACGCGACTTCGTCGATGGAGCGATCGCGGGGGAGCCCGTCCGTCACCTGATCACGCTCGCGGTGGGCTACCTCGCGCTGTCGATCGCTGGCCAGGCCGCGCGCATGGTGACCGCCTGGCTCGCGAGCCGGTTGGCGTGGGACGGCACCAACCGGCTGCGGGAGACACTCGCCGAGCACGCGCTCAGCCTCGACATGGGGTACCACGGCAAACGGACCCCGGGGGAGATGATCGAGCGGGTGGACGGCGACGTGGTGGCGCTCGCCGAGTTCGTCGTGGCGTTCCTCATGGACGTCGTCGCCAGCCTGCTGCTCCTGGTGGGCGTGCTGGTCGTCGTCCTCGCCGTCGACCTGCGCATCGGCGTGATCCTCGTCGTGTACTGCGCCGCGGTCGGCCTCGCCATGGCGCGCGCCCAGCGCATGGCGGTGCCGTCGGCGACCAAGGTACGGGAGGCCTTCGCAGCGCTCTTCGGCAACCTCGAGGAACGCCTCGCTGGCGCTGAGGACATCCGGGCGAACGGCGCCGGCGCGCACGTGGTCAACCGCTTTCACCAGACCAGCGCCGACGTCTTTCGGGCCGACCTGCGGGCCGAGCGGATCGGGAGCGCGCTCTTCGCCGGCACCAACACGGCGTTCGCGCTCGGGACCGCGATCGTCCTCGGTCTCGCGGCATGGACACAGCAGGCCGGCACGCTCAGCGTCGGGACCGCGGTCCTGCTCTTCCAGTACATGCAGATGGTGCGGACGCCGTTCGAGCGGATCATCGACCAGCTGCAGCAGTATCAGAAGGCCCTGGCGTCGGTCGCGCGGATCGGCGAGCTGCTCGCCGAACGTCGGACGCTCATCGAGCCCGCGAGCCCGCGTCCACTGCCCGAGACAGGCCCGCTCAGCGTGGAGCTGGACCGGGTCAGCTTCGCCTACGCCGACGACGGTGAGCTGGTGCTGTCCGACGTCAACCTGTGGTTGGCGCCCGGCGAGACGCTGGGGTTGGTCGGCCGTACCGGTAGCGGGAAGACCACGATCGGTCGGCTGGTGCTGCGCTTGTACGACCCGACCGAGGGTGCCGTACGGGTCGGCGGCGTCGACCTGCGCGACACCGACCTGGCGTCGGTACGCCGGCGGATCGGCGTGGTCACCCAGGACGTCCAACTGTTCGCCGCGAGCGTCCGCGACAACCTGACGCTGTTCCGTCCGGAGCTCGCCGACGATCGACGCCTCACCGAGGTGCTCACCGAGGTCGGCTTGGCGGAGTGGCTCGCCGACCTCCCGGACGGCCTCGACACCGTGCTCGGGTCCCAGGCGAGCGGGGTGTCGGCAGGAGAGGCGCAGCTCCTCGCGTTCGCTCGGGCGTTCCTCACCGACCCCGGCGTGGTGGTCTTGGACGAGGCGTCGAGCCGGCTCGACCCGGTGACCGAGCTGCGGATCGAGTCGGCGATGGACCGGTTGCTCGCGGGGCGTACCGGCATCCTCATCGCGCACCGCCTGTCCTCCCTCGCCCGCGTCGACAAGATCGCGGTGATCGAGGACGGTCGGGTGGTCGAGTACGGCCTCCGCAAGGACCTGGTGGCCGATCCCGAGAGCCGCTTCTCGCGTTTGCTGGCCATGGCGGGCCTGGGGCAGGTGGTCACGTGA
- a CDS encoding ABC transporter ATP-binding protein produces the protein MNIRSVLLVAARAISYSPREYVGGGLLWATVFSIPVLTGLVLKALFDQLSGHRPASFEDALWLCAALVAVEATRGLTLWLAMSVWTSWWNKTATIIRANVLRSILTSRGPAATRLPHSSGEAIGRFRDDVHDLVMLVDNLVDVFSAVLMATAAFTIMGSIDPVITLVLVLPFTALVVLTRLLNEVIRRVHARARRLGAAVTAFVGEIFSGVLSIKTAGAEAAVLERLREHNRRRREAAVKDRLAMDMLDTATEATVGLSIGLVLLLAASAMHRGDFTVGDLALFTSYAGWLMMVPRTFGRILYRLPQASVAIERLTRLMAADEDADDLSRNTGFWFTEDPPPVMTAVPARDDPLEVLEARGLTVRYPENGRGVEAVDVRIERGSFTVVTGAVGAGKTTLIRALLGLLPLDAGLITWNGRRVDDPGTFLVPNRVAYVSQVPRLFSETLRENLLLGWPADGDQLERALTLAALDRDLAEMPDGLDTVVGPRGVRLSGGQVQRATAARALVRAPDLLVVDDLSSALDVETEQVLWDRIAAAAKDGRGPATLLVVSHRRAALERADQVVVLDRGRVVGSGSLPDLLLTCPEMRRLWNEELVVEAEEDGRRVDARRAGDVSSTR, from the coding sequence GTGAACATCCGGTCGGTCCTGCTGGTGGCGGCTCGGGCCATCTCGTACAGCCCACGTGAGTACGTGGGTGGCGGCCTCCTGTGGGCGACGGTCTTCTCCATCCCGGTCCTCACCGGGCTCGTCCTCAAGGCACTGTTCGATCAGCTCAGCGGTCACCGCCCGGCGAGCTTCGAGGACGCTCTGTGGCTGTGTGCCGCGCTCGTCGCCGTGGAGGCCACGCGAGGGTTGACGCTGTGGCTCGCGATGAGCGTCTGGACCTCGTGGTGGAACAAGACGGCGACGATCATCCGCGCCAACGTGCTGCGGTCGATCCTCACCTCGCGAGGCCCAGCGGCGACCCGTCTCCCACACTCGTCAGGGGAGGCCATCGGACGGTTCCGGGACGACGTCCACGACCTGGTGATGCTGGTCGACAACCTGGTGGACGTCTTCAGCGCGGTGCTGATGGCCACCGCCGCGTTCACCATCATGGGCTCGATCGACCCCGTGATCACTCTGGTCCTGGTGCTGCCGTTCACCGCCTTGGTGGTCCTGACCCGGCTGCTGAACGAGGTGATCCGGCGCGTCCACGCGCGTGCTCGCCGACTGGGCGCCGCGGTGACGGCGTTCGTCGGCGAGATCTTCTCCGGCGTCCTCTCGATCAAGACCGCCGGCGCGGAGGCCGCCGTCCTCGAGCGTCTCCGCGAGCACAACCGGCGGCGCCGCGAGGCTGCTGTCAAGGACCGGTTGGCGATGGACATGCTCGACACCGCGACCGAGGCGACCGTCGGCCTCAGCATCGGCCTGGTTCTCCTGCTCGCGGCCTCTGCTATGCACCGCGGCGACTTCACCGTCGGCGACCTGGCGCTGTTCACGAGCTACGCCGGCTGGCTGATGATGGTGCCGCGCACCTTCGGCCGCATCCTGTACCGGCTGCCACAGGCCTCGGTGGCGATCGAGCGGCTCACCCGGTTGATGGCGGCGGACGAGGACGCCGACGACCTGTCGCGGAACACCGGATTTTGGTTCACCGAGGACCCACCGCCGGTGATGACCGCCGTGCCCGCCAGGGACGATCCGCTCGAGGTGCTCGAGGCGCGTGGTCTCACCGTGCGGTATCCCGAGAACGGCCGTGGCGTGGAGGCGGTCGACGTGCGCATCGAGCGAGGCTCGTTCACCGTCGTCACGGGAGCGGTCGGTGCTGGCAAGACGACGTTGATTCGGGCTCTGCTGGGACTGCTGCCGTTGGACGCCGGGCTGATCACCTGGAATGGCCGGCGGGTCGACGACCCTGGGACGTTCCTCGTGCCCAACCGGGTCGCCTACGTCAGCCAGGTGCCTCGCCTGTTCTCGGAGACGCTGCGCGAGAACCTCCTCCTCGGCTGGCCGGCGGACGGCGACCAGCTGGAGCGGGCGCTCACCCTGGCGGCACTCGACCGGGACCTCGCCGAGATGCCCGACGGGCTCGACACCGTGGTCGGCCCACGCGGTGTCCGACTCTCCGGCGGACAGGTGCAGCGCGCCACGGCGGCCCGCGCGCTGGTCCGCGCACCCGACCTCCTCGTCGTCGACGACCTGTCGTCCGCGCTGGATGTCGAGACCGAGCAGGTGCTCTGGGATCGGATCGCGGCGGCGGCCAAGGACGGCCGTGGTCCGGCGACGTTGCTCGTGGTGTCGCACCGTCGTGCGGCGTTGGAGCGAGCCGACCAGGTGGTGGTGCTCGATCGCGGGCGTGTGGTGGGGTCAGGGTCGCTGCCTGACCTGCTGCTCACCTGCCCGGAGATGCGCCGCCTGTGGAACGAGGAGCTCGTCGTCGAGGCGGAGGAGGACGGTCGTCGCGTGGACGCGCGGCGAGCCGGTGACGTCTCGTCGACGAGGTGA
- a CDS encoding CehA/McbA family metallohydrolase, with translation MSATMDRRALLRTGGVLAAGATINLLPGNLLPGVAFAAPTNGETRQTKTVTGTFQPSIPDWYYIPVDVPHGVRQIEVVYSYDRPSVPPGVRGNALDIGMFGPEGHQVGTPRGFRGWSGGFRDRFTISASEATPGYIAGPITPGRWHVILGPYTVAPQGMNYRVDITVTFGPPGAPFRPSPAPTTAPAKERGRAWYRGDGHLHTIHSDGRRTPEELVADARAAGLDFVVSTEHNTHSAQLVWGQYATDDLLIVNGEEITTRSGHWLATGLPAGSWIDWRYRAGDPKDFQRFVTKVHALGGLVTAAHPFANCFACGYEFSYQLADLVEVWNGPWTPDDEQAVSLWDGLLRSGCWIPAVGNSDAHRPPSDGSPGDLVGLPQTVVLADSLRTPDLLAGLKAGRCYLAESAEVEVSFTASAGGTSAGIGERLPVDIGDPVTVEVRVSGVPETTVSILDQSGPRVSADVPADGARTLTWTTYPRHTQWVRVEVRRASGGLNSTTPNAMVAMTNPIFLGRS, from the coding sequence ATGTCCGCGACGATGGATCGGCGCGCCCTGCTTCGTACAGGTGGGGTGCTCGCGGCTGGCGCCACCATCAACCTGCTTCCGGGGAACTTGCTTCCCGGGGTCGCGTTCGCCGCCCCGACCAACGGGGAGACGCGACAGACGAAGACGGTGACCGGGACGTTCCAGCCCAGCATCCCGGACTGGTACTACATCCCGGTCGACGTGCCGCATGGGGTGCGTCAGATCGAGGTCGTGTACTCCTACGACCGACCCTCCGTGCCCCCGGGTGTCCGGGGCAACGCCCTCGACATCGGCATGTTCGGACCCGAAGGCCACCAGGTCGGCACGCCTCGCGGCTTTCGTGGCTGGTCCGGCGGTTTCCGCGACCGGTTCACGATCAGTGCCTCGGAGGCGACACCTGGCTACATCGCCGGTCCGATCACGCCCGGTCGGTGGCACGTGATCCTCGGCCCGTACACCGTCGCGCCGCAAGGCATGAACTACCGCGTCGACATCACCGTGACGTTCGGACCGCCGGGGGCGCCGTTCCGGCCGAGCCCGGCGCCGACGACGGCGCCGGCCAAGGAGCGCGGCCGCGCGTGGTACCGAGGCGACGGGCACCTGCACACCATCCACTCCGACGGTCGGCGCACCCCGGAGGAGCTGGTCGCCGACGCGCGTGCGGCGGGACTGGACTTCGTGGTCTCCACCGAGCACAACACCCACAGCGCCCAGCTGGTCTGGGGTCAGTACGCCACCGACGACTTGCTGATCGTCAACGGTGAGGAGATCACCACCCGGTCCGGGCACTGGCTGGCGACCGGTCTGCCCGCCGGCAGCTGGATCGACTGGCGCTACCGCGCCGGGGATCCGAAGGACTTCCAACGCTTCGTGACGAAGGTGCACGCCCTGGGTGGCCTGGTCACCGCCGCGCACCCGTTCGCGAACTGCTTCGCGTGCGGCTACGAGTTCAGCTACCAGCTCGCCGACCTCGTCGAGGTGTGGAATGGGCCCTGGACGCCCGACGACGAGCAGGCCGTCTCGCTGTGGGACGGGCTGTTGCGCAGCGGCTGCTGGATCCCCGCGGTCGGCAACTCCGACGCGCATCGCCCGCCCAGTGACGGGTCCCCCGGCGACCTGGTGGGGTTGCCGCAGACCGTCGTCCTCGCCGACAGCTTGCGCACGCCGGACCTGCTGGCCGGACTGAAGGCGGGCCGCTGCTACCTGGCCGAGTCGGCGGAGGTCGAGGTGAGCTTCACCGCGTCGGCGGGCGGCACGTCGGCGGGGATCGGTGAGCGGCTCCCGGTCGACATCGGAGACCCGGTCACTGTCGAGGTGCGGGTGTCGGGGGTCCCAGAGACGACGGTGAGCATCCTTGACCAGAGTGGCCCGCGCGTGAGCGCTGACGTTCCGGCCGATGGCGCGCGGACGCTCACCTGGACCACCTACCCGAGACACACTCAGTGGGTTCGCGTCGAGGTTCGGCGCGCGTCCGGCGGGCTCAACAGCACGACGCCGAACGCGATGGTGGCCATGACGAATCCCATCTTCCTCGGCCGTTCCTGA
- a CDS encoding putative leader peptide, with protein MVLNRLFTRRRHIDLLRVASASCCR; from the coding sequence ATGGTGCTGAACAGGTTGTTCACGCGCCGCCGTCACATCGATCTGCTCCGCGTCGCCAGCGCGTCCTGTTGTCGCTGA
- a CDS encoding ABC transporter permease: protein MTTTSVPSTASQRRRVTLVAGQVALLFGLLAVAELLVRTGLVSSLYLPAPTSVVTEIGELLAGGSDFYTNLSVTLREFITGYLLAVVGGIATGLFLVLVPHAENFFRPFLAAFMAVPKVTIIPLLTLWFGLGLSHKVIIVFLFCFFPIVYNTIAGVKQTSPDHVKVARALRARRRQIIVKVILPSAIPTILAALRVEAASALVGAIFGEMVASRAGLGNGLNEATALYDTPKAFALIILITIVSIVSVSTIDLLEKKVFLKWRPSPARLR from the coding sequence ATGACGACGACCTCTGTGCCGTCGACGGCATCACAGCGCCGCCGCGTGACGTTGGTCGCTGGCCAAGTGGCGCTGCTGTTCGGGCTGCTCGCGGTCGCGGAGCTTCTCGTCCGAACCGGGCTGGTGTCGAGCCTCTACCTCCCCGCCCCGACCAGTGTCGTGACCGAGATCGGGGAGCTTCTCGCCGGCGGTTCGGACTTCTACACCAACCTCAGCGTCACGCTCCGGGAGTTCATCACCGGATACCTCCTCGCGGTCGTCGGGGGGATCGCGACCGGGCTGTTCTTGGTGCTGGTGCCCCACGCCGAGAACTTCTTCCGACCGTTCCTCGCCGCTTTCATGGCGGTGCCGAAGGTGACGATCATCCCGCTGCTGACCCTGTGGTTCGGCCTTGGCCTCTCCCACAAGGTCATCATCGTCTTCCTGTTCTGCTTCTTCCCGATCGTCTACAACACCATCGCCGGGGTGAAGCAGACGTCTCCCGACCACGTGAAGGTGGCTCGGGCCTTGCGAGCTCGACGCCGGCAGATCATCGTCAAAGTGATCCTGCCCTCGGCGATCCCCACGATCCTCGCGGCGCTGCGAGTCGAAGCGGCGTCCGCGCTCGTCGGCGCCATCTTCGGCGAGATGGTCGCCTCGCGCGCGGGCCTGGGGAACGGCCTCAACGAGGCGACGGCACTCTACGACACGCCCAAGGCGTTCGCCCTGATCATCCTCATCACGATCGTCTCGATCGTCAGCGTCTCCACCATCGACCTCCTGGAGAAGAAGGTCTTCCTCAAGTGGCGACCCTCGCCCGCGCGACTTCGGTGA
- a CDS encoding ABC transporter substrate-binding protein: protein MTTKRSRATALIGAVLSAGLLLAGCGGGSGSGGTNDSGRIKITYASFAGVTGMPAKFGQEKGFFEAEGLDVTFVTAEDPVAIVSSGDAEIADCDTTSALIAAGKGAPIKIVSSMYRHKGPFYLISRPDIDRVEDLKGKTVGIARKGAGLEAYVRVILKKHGLTEKDVTLVPNGTHQEAYASLTNGQVDATIIHEPFVSLAEAEGTGKLLARGWDYLPTFHTGVEIASERFIKENPEALKKFLTAYFKAASYAKAHPEEYLDFVEKQSDVDREVLKAALEREEPIWENDPRVDLDDLRDTQQIQKDLGFQDTVYDPEDLVDTSQIPSPQEISAKADAR, encoded by the coding sequence GTGACGACGAAGCGTTCTCGCGCCACCGCCTTGATCGGCGCCGTACTGTCGGCCGGGCTGCTGCTCGCCGGCTGCGGGGGAGGCAGCGGTAGCGGCGGCACGAATGACTCCGGACGCATCAAGATCACCTACGCCTCCTTCGCCGGTGTCACCGGCATGCCGGCGAAGTTCGGCCAGGAGAAGGGATTCTTCGAGGCCGAGGGTCTCGACGTCACGTTCGTGACCGCTGAGGACCCTGTGGCGATCGTGTCGAGCGGTGACGCCGAGATCGCCGACTGCGACACGACCTCAGCGCTGATCGCGGCGGGTAAGGGCGCCCCGATCAAGATCGTCTCCTCCATGTATCGCCACAAGGGCCCGTTCTACCTGATCAGCCGGCCCGACATCGATCGCGTCGAGGACCTCAAGGGCAAGACGGTCGGCATCGCCCGCAAGGGCGCCGGCCTCGAGGCGTACGTGCGCGTGATCCTCAAGAAGCACGGGCTGACCGAGAAGGACGTCACCCTGGTCCCCAACGGCACGCACCAGGAGGCGTACGCCAGCCTGACCAACGGCCAGGTCGACGCGACCATCATCCACGAGCCCTTCGTCTCCCTCGCCGAGGCCGAGGGGACGGGCAAGCTGCTCGCCCGGGGATGGGACTACCTCCCGACCTTCCACACCGGCGTCGAGATCGCCAGCGAGCGCTTCATCAAGGAGAACCCCGAGGCGCTGAAGAAGTTCCTCACCGCCTACTTCAAGGCCGCCTCCTACGCGAAGGCGCATCCGGAGGAGTACCTCGACTTCGTCGAGAAGCAGTCCGACGTCGACCGGGAGGTGCTGAAGGCGGCGCTGGAGCGGGAGGAGCCGATCTGGGAGAACGACCCACGGGTGGACCTCGACGACTTGCGTGACACCCAGCAGATCCAGAAGGACCTGGGATTCCAGGACACGGTCTACGACCCGGAGGACCTGGTCGACACCTCCCAGATCCCCAGTCCTCAGGAGATCTCCGCGAAGGCTGACGCGAGGTAG
- a CDS encoding ABC transporter ATP-binding protein, translated as MAGFTIQGVSKVFPGPPPTQALQGINLTIGEGEFVTFLGPSGCGKSTLLEIMAGLQQPTEGVVRLGGEEVREPSEKVGVVFQDPSLFPWRTVIRNVELGLELRGVPKEERRAVAREYLAMVGLAGVETKYPHQLSGGMRQRVGIARALATSPEVLLMDEPFGAVDHLTRLQLQHDLLDIWMRHRRTIVFVTHDVSEAVYLADRVVLFSPSPGRVRRVWNVDVPRPRARDDLALVNLQNEIYAEITSLTAERDARLVEGAHA; from the coding sequence ATGGCTGGCTTCACTATCCAGGGTGTATCGAAGGTCTTCCCAGGACCTCCGCCGACCCAGGCGCTCCAGGGCATCAACCTGACCATCGGGGAGGGTGAGTTCGTCACCTTCCTCGGTCCCAGCGGCTGTGGCAAGAGCACCTTGCTCGAGATCATGGCCGGCTTGCAGCAGCCGACCGAGGGAGTCGTTCGCCTCGGTGGCGAGGAGGTCCGTGAGCCGAGCGAGAAGGTCGGCGTGGTCTTCCAGGACCCCTCCCTCTTCCCGTGGCGGACGGTCATCCGCAACGTCGAGCTGGGGTTGGAGCTGCGCGGCGTGCCGAAGGAGGAGCGCCGCGCGGTGGCCCGCGAATACCTGGCCATGGTGGGGCTGGCGGGGGTGGAGACCAAGTACCCGCACCAGCTGTCAGGCGGCATGCGGCAACGGGTCGGGATCGCCCGGGCGTTGGCGACCAGCCCCGAGGTCCTGCTCATGGACGAGCCGTTCGGCGCGGTCGACCACCTGACCCGGCTGCAGCTGCAGCACGACCTGCTCGACATCTGGATGCGGCACCGCCGCACCATCGTCTTCGTCACCCACGACGTGTCGGAGGCGGTGTACCTCGCGGACCGGGTCGTGCTCTTCTCGCCGAGCCCGGGTCGGGTCCGTCGCGTCTGGAACGTCGACGTGCCGCGTCCACGTGCCCGGGATGATCTCGCGCTGGTGAACCTGCAGAACGAGATCTACGCCGAGATCACCAGCCTGACCGCCGAGCGGGACGCCCGGCTTGTGGAGGGTGCCCATGCGTGA
- a CDS encoding M20 family metallopeptidase: protein MREIAGTRVATEDGAVRRPYPGLAERRRRELLERQSAIPPVTSPHAGAPAAVHRRLRERIAALHEALCAFSLDLHAHPELAYEEHHAAAALADLVGRYGVAAEVGAYGVPTAVRAVVGTGSPRVAVVAEYDALPGIGHACGHNVIAASSAGAFLALAELLAGQDAPAGAVELVGTPAEEGGGGKQRVLDAGGFDEIDFAIMVHPGNLDLAGGRSLGFRQVAVTYHGLAAHASTAPHLGVNALDAVVAAYNGIAQLRQHILPSDRVHGIITDGGQAPNIVPAKASAVFYVRSAELDTLAELHTRVDAILRAAALSTGTRAEITWDAAAPYLPLRPNEPLEARYAVHLADRRRVLPGSARPVETAASTDMGNVSVYVPAIHPSVAIAPPDVANHTPEFAAYAASESATTGIRDAAIGIASTVADFLYDERLRADARADFEARGGRLTLADALNPVKETP, encoded by the coding sequence ATGCGTGAGATCGCCGGCACGCGGGTGGCGACCGAGGACGGCGCTGTCCGTCGTCCATACCCGGGCCTGGCCGAGCGGAGACGGCGGGAGCTCCTCGAACGTCAGAGCGCGATCCCTCCCGTGACCTCCCCGCACGCGGGCGCGCCGGCGGCGGTCCACCGCCGGCTGCGGGAGCGGATCGCCGCACTGCACGAGGCGCTGTGCGCGTTCTCCCTCGACCTGCACGCGCATCCCGAGCTCGCGTATGAGGAGCACCACGCCGCGGCCGCGCTGGCGGACCTGGTCGGCCGCTACGGCGTCGCCGCCGAGGTGGGCGCCTATGGGGTGCCGACGGCGGTGCGGGCGGTCGTGGGCACCGGGTCGCCCCGGGTCGCCGTGGTCGCCGAGTACGACGCGCTCCCGGGCATCGGCCACGCGTGCGGTCACAACGTCATCGCCGCTAGCTCCGCGGGAGCGTTCCTGGCGCTGGCTGAGCTGCTCGCCGGACAGGACGCGCCCGCGGGAGCTGTCGAGCTGGTCGGCACGCCGGCGGAGGAAGGCGGTGGTGGGAAGCAACGAGTGCTTGACGCGGGCGGCTTCGACGAGATCGACTTCGCGATCATGGTCCACCCGGGCAACCTGGATCTCGCGGGCGGCCGCTCGCTCGGGTTCCGCCAGGTGGCGGTGACCTACCACGGTCTCGCCGCCCACGCCTCGACGGCGCCCCACCTCGGGGTCAACGCGCTCGACGCCGTGGTCGCGGCCTACAACGGCATCGCGCAGCTACGTCAGCACATCCTGCCGTCGGATCGGGTGCACGGCATCATCACCGACGGCGGACAGGCGCCGAACATCGTGCCGGCGAAGGCGTCGGCGGTGTTCTACGTGCGGTCGGCCGAGCTCGACACGCTCGCCGAGCTGCACACCCGGGTCGACGCGATCCTCCGAGCGGCTGCGCTCTCGACCGGCACGCGCGCGGAGATCACCTGGGACGCCGCCGCACCCTACCTTCCGCTTCGTCCCAACGAGCCGCTCGAGGCGCGCTACGCCGTCCACCTCGCCGACCGTCGACGGGTGCTTCCGGGCTCCGCCCGTCCGGTGGAGACCGCCGCGTCGACCGACATGGGCAACGTGAGCGTCTACGTTCCCGCCATCCATCCTTCGGTGGCCATCGCGCCACCCGACGTGGCCAACCACACTCCGGAGTTCGCCGCGTACGCCGCGAGCGAGTCCGCCACGACCGGTATCCGCGACGCGGCGATCGGCATCGCCTCGACCGTCGCGGACTTCCTCTACGACGAGCGGCTCCGCGCCGACGCGCGTGCCGACTTCGAGGCGCGCGGTGGCCGGCTCACGCTCGCCGACGCGCTGAACCCAGTCAAGGAGACACCGTGA
- a CDS encoding VOC family protein: MIEPLLDHIVYAAPDIDELVASFRERTGVEPPLGGRHVGRGTRNYLVGLGGQVYLELIGPDDPTLPGRGTTAFGIDKLTEPRIAAWVIRPKDFDEHIARARRNGYDPGVVRPLSRRKPDGTLLEWRLTQEPPNNRDGLVPTLIDWLDAEHPTASGLPELTLRSFVGFHPDPDAVRADLAALGVELEVRQGEPGFEVVLDTPKGEVILR; encoded by the coding sequence GTGATCGAACCCCTGCTCGACCACATCGTCTACGCCGCTCCTGACATCGACGAGCTCGTCGCGTCGTTCCGGGAGCGCACGGGCGTCGAGCCGCCGCTCGGTGGCCGCCACGTCGGCCGGGGCACCCGCAACTACCTGGTCGGCCTCGGCGGTCAGGTCTACCTCGAGCTCATCGGGCCCGACGACCCGACCCTGCCCGGCCGCGGGACGACGGCGTTCGGCATCGACAAGCTCACCGAGCCGCGCATCGCCGCCTGGGTGATCCGCCCGAAGGACTTCGACGAGCACATCGCCCGGGCACGCCGGAACGGCTACGACCCCGGCGTGGTCCGCCCACTGTCGCGGCGCAAGCCGGACGGCACGCTGCTGGAGTGGCGGCTCACCCAGGAGCCGCCGAACAACCGGGACGGGCTGGTGCCGACGCTCATCGACTGGCTGGACGCCGAGCATCCCACCGCCAGTGGTCTGCCTGAGCTCACGCTGCGCTCGTTCGTCGGTTTCCACCCCGATCCGGACGCGGTGCGCGCCGACCTCGCCGCGCTCGGTGTCGAGCTGGAGGTGCGCCAGGGCGAACCCGGCTTCGAGGTGGTGCTCGACACCCCGAAGGGCGAGGTCATCTTGCGGTGA